A window of the Citrus sinensis cultivar Valencia sweet orange chromosome 9, DVS_A1.0, whole genome shotgun sequence genome harbors these coding sequences:
- the LOC102626587 gene encoding uncharacterized protein LOC102626587, with product MPTKRTVSQPISTAYDDDDDDDFQVPLSQTPKFTTTISKKQKIPLKPSNNPSRPSKKPKPVTNLGKENNIEGFYLNSDETCSLEAIPSSIDCTRPTACVDVDHSPECEEIKEILKVNEGYLRNSVESRLLRPRAADCSLSEESEEEEEDAELDVLLKLCDKNDVNCNKIDESVRCPLCGIDISDLNEELRQAHTNNCLDKCENQAQDVVFPRHERGPRLEPEIDLGLGRSPQKAVDVSPVVEFLHSLGLARYEEAFVREEIDWDTLQWLTEEDLIGIGVTALGPRKKILHTLCEIKKEYSRAVESNKDAHVSNDGSSSYHGSERHKEASKVIVDGSSKPAANKLITDFFLGSITNVKKVSTPTNGQSGSRKSFSGSDRKKHAAKDQSKGRKHKDIPTWCCVPGTPFRVDAFKYLRGDCSHWFLTHFHMDHYQGLTRSFHHGKIYCSLITARLVNMKIGIPWDRLQVLPLNQKTTIAGIDVTCLEANHCPGSIIILFEPQNGKAVLHTGDFRFSEEMASMSVLQTCPIHTLILDTTYCNPLYDFPKQEAVIQFVIEAIQAESFNPKTLFLIGSYTIGKERLFLEVARVLRKKIYVNAAKFRVLKCLDFSKEDIQWFTTNEHESHIHVMPMWTLASFKRLKHMSNQYAGRFSLIVAFSPTGWTFSKGKKKSPGRRWQQGTIIRYEVPYSEHCSFTELKEFVKFVSPEHIIPSVNNDGRDSANAMVSLLLN from the exons ATGCCCACAAAACGCACCGTATCTCAACCGATCTCCACCGCctacgacgacgacgacgacgacgattTCCAAGTCCCGCTCAGCCAGACTCCTAAATTTACGACTACCATATCCAAAAAACAGAAGATTCCCCTTAAACCCTCAAACAATCCCAGCCGACCATCAAAGAAACCCAAGCCTGTTACCAATCTCGGAAAGGAGAATAACATCGAGGGTTTTTACCTTAATTCAGATGAAACTTGCAGCTTGGAAGCTATACCGTCGAGCATCGATTGCACTCGTCCAACAGCATGTGTCGATGTCGACCATTCGCCTGAGTGTGAGGAGATAAAGGAAATTTTGAAGGTAAACGAGGGGTATTTGCGTAATTCTGTGGAGTCTAGGTTGTTGAGGCCGAGAGCAGCGGACTGTAGCTTGAGTGAGGAATctgaggaagaagaagaagatgcgGAGCTTGATGTGTTACTCAAGTTATGCGACAAAAATGATGTTAATTGTAACAAAATTGATGAGTCTGTTCGGTGCCCGCTGTGCGGAATTGACATTTCGGATCTGAATGAGGAATTGAGACAGGCTCATACAAATAATTGTCTCGACAAATGCGAGAACCAAGCTCAAGAT GTTGTTTTTCCCAGGCATGAAAGAGGGCCCCGGTTAGAACCAGAAATTGATCTTGGTTTGGGTCGGTCCCCTCAGAAAGCTGTTGATGTTTCACCTGTTGTTGAATTTCTGCACAGTCTTGGTTTAGCTAGATATGAAGAAGCCTTTGTTCGCGAAGAGATTGATTGGGACACCTTACAATGGCTGACAGAAGAG GATCTTATCGGTATAGGTGTTACTGCACTTGGCCCCAGGAAGAAAATCTTGCATACTCTTTgcgaaattaaaaaagagtaCTCCCGTGCAGTTGAGTCAAACAAGGACGCACATGTTAGTAATGATGGATCAAGTAGTTACCATGGATCAGAGAGACACAAGGAGGCATCTAAAGTTATTGTTGATGGAAGTAGTAAACCAGCTGCAAACAAGTTGATTACagatttttttcttggttCCATTACCAATGTGAAGAAAGTTTCCACCCCCACTAATGGTCAGAGTGGATCAAGAAAAAGTTTCTCTGGTTCTGATCGCAAAAAACATGCAGCAAAAGATCAAAGCAAAGGCAGAAAACATAAAGACATTCCGACATGGTGTTGTGTGCCAGGAACACCATTTCGAGTG GATGCTTTCAAATATCTAAGAGGAGATTGTTCGCATTGGTTTCTCACCCACTTTCATATGGATC ATTATCAAGGTTTAACAAGATCCTTCCATCATGGGAAGATTTATTGCTCGTTGATCACAGCAAGGCTTGTGAATATGAAGATTGGAATACCATGGGACAGGCTACAAGTTTTGCCCCTCAACCAAAAGACTACTATTGCTGGTATAGATGTGACATGCTTAGAAGCAAACCATTGCCCAGGGTCCATCATAATACTCTTTGAGCCACAAAATGGTAAG GCTGTTCTACATACTGGAGATTTTCGTTTTAGTGAGGAAATGGCGAGCATGTCTGTTTTGCAGACATGTCCCATTCACACTCTGATCCTTGATACCACTTACTGCAATCCTCTG TATGACTTTCCAAAGCAAGAGGCTGTAATACAGTTTGTTATTGAGGCCATTCAAGCAGAATCTTTCAACCCTAAAACACTTTTTCTAATTGGAAGCTATACAATTG GCAAGGAAAGGCTGTTTTTGGAGGTTGCTCGTGTTCTCCGTAAAAAGATTTATGTCAATGCTGCAAAGTTCCGTGTGTTAAAATGCCTGGACTTTTCCAAGGAAGATATACAGTGGTTTACTACAAATGAACATGAAAGCCACATACATGTGATGCCTATGTGGACACTTGCCAGCTTCAAACGACTGAAACATATGTCCAATCAATATGCG GGTCGATTTAGTCTTATCGTTGCATTCTCTCCCACTGGTTGGACATTTAGCAAAGGGAAGAAAAAATCTCCAGGGAGAAGGTGGCAGCAGGGTACCATCATAAG ATATGAAGTGCCATATAGCGAGCACTGCAGCTTTACAGAGCTCAAAGAGTTTGTGAAGTTTGTATCTCCAGAACACATAATACCGAGCGTCAATAACGACGGACGAGATTCTGCAAATGCCATGGTTTCCCTTCTGTTGAATTAA
- the LOC102626005 gene encoding 3beta-hydroxysteroid-dehydrogenase/decarboxylase isoform X1, with protein sequence MSGEENERLCVVTGGRGFAARHLVEMLIRYDMFSVRIADLSDSIALEPHEEQGILGEALRSGRAHYVSFDLRHKAQVLQALQGAEVVFHMAAPNSSINNHKLHHSVNVEGTKNVIDACAELKVKRLIYTSSPSVVFDGVHGIINGNEALPYPPKHNDFYSATKAEGEALVIKANGTNGLLTCCIRPSSIFGPGDRLLVPSLVAAARAGKSKFIIGDGNNMYDFTYVANVAHAHICAERALASEVTVAEKAAGQAYFVTNMESIKFWEFVSLILEGLGYQRPRIKIPAFVMMPIAHMVELTYRLLGPYGMKVPQLTPSRVRLLSCSRTFDCSKAKDLLGYMPIVPLEEGIKRTVDSYSHLRAENQLKRVGPSKASVLLGSGRVADTLLWKDKKRTLTAVLILVAIYYIFIVPGYTIITAFSKLLLLMLIFLVIHSFLPEKIFEYTFEKIPASSFHLSDEKSLRLAHSVASSWNTSITVLKSLSKGNDWMLFLKAAIPLLILSLLGAISLQSLFIKGIPLAFVIFYMYEKKEQEIDSIVLEALSIGGKFKSNIARKFLTSKKND encoded by the exons ATGTCGGGGGAGGAGAACGAGAGATTGTGCGTTGTGACGGGTGGAAGAGGGTTCGCTGCGCGGCATTTGGTGGAAATGCTGATCAGATACGACATGTTTTCTGTTAGAATCGCTGATTTGAGCGATTCTATTGCACTTGAACCGCACGAGGAGCAGGGGATTCTTGGCGAGGCTTTGAGGTCTGGCCGTGCTCACTATGTCTCCTTTGATCTCCGACACAAGGCTCAAGTACTTCAAg CATTACAAGGAGCTGAGGTTGTATTCCACATGGCTGCACCAAATTCATCCATTAACAATCACAAGCTTCATCATTCAGTTAATGTGGAAG GTACAAAGAATGTTATCGATGCTTGTGCTGAGCTTAAAGTGAAGAGACTTATTTATACTAGCTCTCCCAGTGTGGTTTTTGATGGGGTTCATGGGATCATTAATGGGAATGAAGCATTACCATATCCGCCTAAG cacaatgatttttattcagCTACAAAAGCTGAAGGAGAGGCATTGGTTATCAAGGCTAATGGTACTAATGGGCTTCTAACCTGTTGCATACGTCCTAGCAGCATTTTTGGACCTGGTGATAGGTTATTGGTTCCATCTTTAGTTGCTGCTGCAAGGGCTGGAAAATCCAAG TTCATAATTGGAGATGGCAATAACATGTACGATTTCACTTATGTTGCAAATGTGGCACATGCTCATATATGTGCTGAACGAGCTCTAGCATCGGAAGTGACTGTTGCGGAGAAAGCTGCAGGGCAG GCATATTTTGTAACCAATATGGAGTCTATCAAGTTTTGGGAATTTGTCTCACTAATACTTGAAGGTCTTGGCTACCAGAG GCCGAGGATAAAGATACCTGCCTTTGTTATGATGCCAATTGCACACATGGTGGAGTTGACGTATAGGCTGCTAGGTCCTTATGGAATGAAGGTTCCACAGTTGACACCTTCAAGAGTTAGACTACTCTCTTGCAGCAGAACTTTTGATTGTTCAAAAGCGAAGGATCTACTTGGCTACATGCCCATTGTGCCACTCGAG GAGGGCATAAAGAGGACAGTTGACTCTTATTCACACTTGAGAGCTGAAAATCAGTTAAAGAGAGTAGGGCCATCCAAAGCTTCTGTACTTCTTGGTAGTGGAAGAG TTGCCGACACGCTACTCTGGAAAGATAAAAAGCGGACTCTCACTGCAGTATTAATTCTGGTGGCAATTTACTACATCTTTATTGTACCTGGTTATACCATCATTACTGCATTTTCAAAGCTCCTCTTGTTGATGTTAATCTTCTTGGTAATCCACAGCTTTTTACCAGAGAAAAT ATTTGAATATACATTTGAGAAAATTCCTGCATCAAGTTTCCACTTGTCTGACGAGAAATCGCTACGGCTTGCTCATTCAGTAGCCTCATCATGGAATACTTCTATTACTGTTTTAAAATCTCTTAGTAAGGGTAATGACTGGATGCTATTCCTCAAG GCTGCTATCCCCCTATTAATACTAAGCTTGCTTGGGGCCATATCACTTCAGAGCCTATTCATCAAag GAATTCCCTTAGCATTTGTGATTTTCTACATGTATGAGAAAaaagagcaagaaattgaTTCCATAGTACTCGAGGCTCTTTCCATCGGTGGCAAGTTTAAATCTAATATTGCCAGAAAGTTTCTTACTTCAAAAAAGAATGACTAA
- the LOC102626005 gene encoding 3beta-hydroxysteroid-dehydrogenase/decarboxylase isoform X3 — protein MSGEENERLCVVTGGRGFAARHLVEMLIRYDMFSVRIADLSDSIALEPHEEQGILGEALRSGRAHYVSFDLRHKAQVLQALQGAEVVFHMAAPNSSINNHKLHHSVNVEGTKNVIDACAELKVKRLIYTSSPSVVFDGVHGIINGNEALPYPPKHNDFYSATKAEGEALVIKANGTNGLLTCCIRPSSIFGPGDRLLVPSLVAAARAGKSKFIIGDGNNMYDFTYVANVAHAHICAERALASEVTVAEKAAGQAYFVTNMESIKFWEFVSLILEGLGYQRPRIKIPAFVMMPIAHMVELTYRLLGPYGMKVPQLTPSRVRLLSCSRTFDCSKAKDLLGYMPIVPLEEGIKRTVDSYSHLRAENQLKRVGPSKASVLLGSGRVADTLLWKDKKRTLTAVLILLFTRENVCCLVSSLNI, from the exons ATGTCGGGGGAGGAGAACGAGAGATTGTGCGTTGTGACGGGTGGAAGAGGGTTCGCTGCGCGGCATTTGGTGGAAATGCTGATCAGATACGACATGTTTTCTGTTAGAATCGCTGATTTGAGCGATTCTATTGCACTTGAACCGCACGAGGAGCAGGGGATTCTTGGCGAGGCTTTGAGGTCTGGCCGTGCTCACTATGTCTCCTTTGATCTCCGACACAAGGCTCAAGTACTTCAAg CATTACAAGGAGCTGAGGTTGTATTCCACATGGCTGCACCAAATTCATCCATTAACAATCACAAGCTTCATCATTCAGTTAATGTGGAAG GTACAAAGAATGTTATCGATGCTTGTGCTGAGCTTAAAGTGAAGAGACTTATTTATACTAGCTCTCCCAGTGTGGTTTTTGATGGGGTTCATGGGATCATTAATGGGAATGAAGCATTACCATATCCGCCTAAG cacaatgatttttattcagCTACAAAAGCTGAAGGAGAGGCATTGGTTATCAAGGCTAATGGTACTAATGGGCTTCTAACCTGTTGCATACGTCCTAGCAGCATTTTTGGACCTGGTGATAGGTTATTGGTTCCATCTTTAGTTGCTGCTGCAAGGGCTGGAAAATCCAAG TTCATAATTGGAGATGGCAATAACATGTACGATTTCACTTATGTTGCAAATGTGGCACATGCTCATATATGTGCTGAACGAGCTCTAGCATCGGAAGTGACTGTTGCGGAGAAAGCTGCAGGGCAG GCATATTTTGTAACCAATATGGAGTCTATCAAGTTTTGGGAATTTGTCTCACTAATACTTGAAGGTCTTGGCTACCAGAG GCCGAGGATAAAGATACCTGCCTTTGTTATGATGCCAATTGCACACATGGTGGAGTTGACGTATAGGCTGCTAGGTCCTTATGGAATGAAGGTTCCACAGTTGACACCTTCAAGAGTTAGACTACTCTCTTGCAGCAGAACTTTTGATTGTTCAAAAGCGAAGGATCTACTTGGCTACATGCCCATTGTGCCACTCGAG GAGGGCATAAAGAGGACAGTTGACTCTTATTCACACTTGAGAGCTGAAAATCAGTTAAAGAGAGTAGGGCCATCCAAAGCTTCTGTACTTCTTGGTAGTGGAAGAG TTGCCGACACGCTACTCTGGAAAGATAAAAAGCGGACTCTCACTGCAGTATTAATTCTG CTTTTTACCAGAGAAAATGTATGCTGCCTCGTCTCTTCTTTGAAT ATTTGA
- the LOC102626005 gene encoding 3beta-hydroxysteroid-dehydrogenase/decarboxylase isoform X4, with protein sequence MSGEENERLCVVTGGRGFAARHLVEMLIRYDMFSVRIADLSDSIALEPHEEQGILGEALRSGRAHYVSFDLRHKAQVLQALQGAEVVFHMAAPNSSINNHKLHHSVNVEGTKNVIDACAELKVKRLIYTSSPSVVFDGVHGIINGNEALPYPPKHNDFYSATKAEGEALVIKANGTNGLLTCCIRPSSIFGPGDRLLVPSLVAAARAGKSKFIIGDGNNMYDFTYVANVAHAHICAERALASEVTVAEKAAGQAYFVTNMESIKFWEFVSLILEGLGYQRPRIKIPAFVMMPIAHMVELTYRLLGPYGMKVPQLTPSRVRLLSCSRTFDCSKAKDLLGYMPIVPLEEGIKRTVDSYSHLRAENQLKRVGPSKASVLLGSGRVADTLLWKDKKRTLTAVLILLFTRENI encoded by the exons ATGTCGGGGGAGGAGAACGAGAGATTGTGCGTTGTGACGGGTGGAAGAGGGTTCGCTGCGCGGCATTTGGTGGAAATGCTGATCAGATACGACATGTTTTCTGTTAGAATCGCTGATTTGAGCGATTCTATTGCACTTGAACCGCACGAGGAGCAGGGGATTCTTGGCGAGGCTTTGAGGTCTGGCCGTGCTCACTATGTCTCCTTTGATCTCCGACACAAGGCTCAAGTACTTCAAg CATTACAAGGAGCTGAGGTTGTATTCCACATGGCTGCACCAAATTCATCCATTAACAATCACAAGCTTCATCATTCAGTTAATGTGGAAG GTACAAAGAATGTTATCGATGCTTGTGCTGAGCTTAAAGTGAAGAGACTTATTTATACTAGCTCTCCCAGTGTGGTTTTTGATGGGGTTCATGGGATCATTAATGGGAATGAAGCATTACCATATCCGCCTAAG cacaatgatttttattcagCTACAAAAGCTGAAGGAGAGGCATTGGTTATCAAGGCTAATGGTACTAATGGGCTTCTAACCTGTTGCATACGTCCTAGCAGCATTTTTGGACCTGGTGATAGGTTATTGGTTCCATCTTTAGTTGCTGCTGCAAGGGCTGGAAAATCCAAG TTCATAATTGGAGATGGCAATAACATGTACGATTTCACTTATGTTGCAAATGTGGCACATGCTCATATATGTGCTGAACGAGCTCTAGCATCGGAAGTGACTGTTGCGGAGAAAGCTGCAGGGCAG GCATATTTTGTAACCAATATGGAGTCTATCAAGTTTTGGGAATTTGTCTCACTAATACTTGAAGGTCTTGGCTACCAGAG GCCGAGGATAAAGATACCTGCCTTTGTTATGATGCCAATTGCACACATGGTGGAGTTGACGTATAGGCTGCTAGGTCCTTATGGAATGAAGGTTCCACAGTTGACACCTTCAAGAGTTAGACTACTCTCTTGCAGCAGAACTTTTGATTGTTCAAAAGCGAAGGATCTACTTGGCTACATGCCCATTGTGCCACTCGAG GAGGGCATAAAGAGGACAGTTGACTCTTATTCACACTTGAGAGCTGAAAATCAGTTAAAGAGAGTAGGGCCATCCAAAGCTTCTGTACTTCTTGGTAGTGGAAGAG TTGCCGACACGCTACTCTGGAAAGATAAAAAGCGGACTCTCACTGCAGTATTAATTCTG CTTTTTACCAGAGAAAAT ATTTGA
- the LOC102626005 gene encoding 3beta-hydroxysteroid-dehydrogenase/decarboxylase isoform X2: MSGEENERLCVVTGGRGFAARHLVEMLIRYDMFSVRIADLSDSIALEPHEEQGILGEALRSGRAHYVSFDLRHKAQVLQALQGAEVVFHMAAPNSSINNHKLHHSVNVEGTKNVIDACAELKVKRLIYTSSPSVVFDGVHGIINGNEALPYPPKHNDFYSATKAEGEALVIKANGTNGLLTCCIRPSSIFGPGDRLLVPSLVAAARAGKSKFIIGDGNNMYDFTYVANVAHAHICAERALASEVTVAEKAAGQAYFVTNMESIKFWEFVSLILEGLGYQRPRIKIPAFVMMPIAHMVELTYRLLGPYGMKVPQLTPSRVRLLSCSRTFDCSKAKDLLGYMPIVPLEEGIKRTVDSYSHLRAENQLKRVGPSKASVLLGSGRVADTLLWKDKKRTLTAVLILVAIYYIFIVPGYTIITAFSKLLLLMLIFLVIHSFLPEKMYAASSLL; encoded by the exons ATGTCGGGGGAGGAGAACGAGAGATTGTGCGTTGTGACGGGTGGAAGAGGGTTCGCTGCGCGGCATTTGGTGGAAATGCTGATCAGATACGACATGTTTTCTGTTAGAATCGCTGATTTGAGCGATTCTATTGCACTTGAACCGCACGAGGAGCAGGGGATTCTTGGCGAGGCTTTGAGGTCTGGCCGTGCTCACTATGTCTCCTTTGATCTCCGACACAAGGCTCAAGTACTTCAAg CATTACAAGGAGCTGAGGTTGTATTCCACATGGCTGCACCAAATTCATCCATTAACAATCACAAGCTTCATCATTCAGTTAATGTGGAAG GTACAAAGAATGTTATCGATGCTTGTGCTGAGCTTAAAGTGAAGAGACTTATTTATACTAGCTCTCCCAGTGTGGTTTTTGATGGGGTTCATGGGATCATTAATGGGAATGAAGCATTACCATATCCGCCTAAG cacaatgatttttattcagCTACAAAAGCTGAAGGAGAGGCATTGGTTATCAAGGCTAATGGTACTAATGGGCTTCTAACCTGTTGCATACGTCCTAGCAGCATTTTTGGACCTGGTGATAGGTTATTGGTTCCATCTTTAGTTGCTGCTGCAAGGGCTGGAAAATCCAAG TTCATAATTGGAGATGGCAATAACATGTACGATTTCACTTATGTTGCAAATGTGGCACATGCTCATATATGTGCTGAACGAGCTCTAGCATCGGAAGTGACTGTTGCGGAGAAAGCTGCAGGGCAG GCATATTTTGTAACCAATATGGAGTCTATCAAGTTTTGGGAATTTGTCTCACTAATACTTGAAGGTCTTGGCTACCAGAG GCCGAGGATAAAGATACCTGCCTTTGTTATGATGCCAATTGCACACATGGTGGAGTTGACGTATAGGCTGCTAGGTCCTTATGGAATGAAGGTTCCACAGTTGACACCTTCAAGAGTTAGACTACTCTCTTGCAGCAGAACTTTTGATTGTTCAAAAGCGAAGGATCTACTTGGCTACATGCCCATTGTGCCACTCGAG GAGGGCATAAAGAGGACAGTTGACTCTTATTCACACTTGAGAGCTGAAAATCAGTTAAAGAGAGTAGGGCCATCCAAAGCTTCTGTACTTCTTGGTAGTGGAAGAG TTGCCGACACGCTACTCTGGAAAGATAAAAAGCGGACTCTCACTGCAGTATTAATTCTGGTGGCAATTTACTACATCTTTATTGTACCTGGTTATACCATCATTACTGCATTTTCAAAGCTCCTCTTGTTGATGTTAATCTTCTTGGTAATCCACAGCTTTTTACCAGAGAAAATGTATGCTGCCTCGTCTCTTCTTTGA
- the LOC102625718 gene encoding probable nucleoredoxin 1, with protein MAHSSNNGLMSLLGNGGDNTLLRSNGTKVPISELEGKMVGLYMSLGSFRSCQNFTPKLIEFYRSLKEKGESFEIVLVSLDDDKESFQRQFVNMPWLTIPFGDKALEKLPKYFELRAIPTMVILGPDGKTLHLNARGYIEEFGIQAYPFSAEKFSELEEIKKARRESQTLESLLVSDELDFVIGKENIEVPVSELIGKIVLFFFSRKQCPQCKVFTPKLAKTYNEIKARHSDFELIYVSLDNDEESFHDYYSEMPWLSLPYNDKREVLLRQSFEFSGIPHLVAVGPTGKTLTNEAKDLVVLYGSEAYPFTDIKKKELEGRLEEMAKGWPEKVRNKRHEYHELVLARCGVYACDGCKELGVRWSFNCDECYFNLHPECALMGEKVVSGDDGNDKQNNIVVEANNNEDEAAGRERWICDGHGCYKA; from the exons ATGGCACACAGTTCTAATAATGGGTTGATGTCGCTGCTTGGCAATGGTGGTGACAACACTCTGCTGCGAAGTAATGGAACTAAG GTTCCAATCTCAGAGCTTGAAGGGAAGATGGTGGGCTTGTACATGTCGCTTGGTTCATTCAGATCATGCCAGAATTTCACTCCAAAGCTGATAGAATTTTACAGAAGTTTGAAGGAGAAAGGAGAGAGCTTCGAAATTGTATTGGTTTCACTAGATGATGATAAGGAATCCTTCCAGAGACAGTTTGTGAACATGCCTTGGCTGACCATTCCATTTGGTGACAAAGCTCTTGAAAAACTGCCCAAGTACTTCGAGCTAAGAGCGATACCAACAATGGTGATCTTGGGGCCTGATGGAAAAACCCTGCACCTCAATGCTCGTGGGTacattgaagaatttggaATCCAAGCATATCCTTTTTCCGCAGAGAAGTTTAGTGAGCTAGAGGAGATCAAGAAGGCTCGAAGAGAGTCGCAAACCCTGGAATCGCTTCTGGTTTCCGATGAACTGGATTTTGTCataggaaaagaaaacatcgag GTTCCTGTATCTGAGCTTATTGGGAAGATagtgcttttcttcttctctcgaAAGCAATGTCCCCAATGCAAGGTATTCACTCCAAAGCTAGCCAAGACATACAACGAAATCAAAGCCAGACACTCGGATTTCGAACTGATATACGTTTCACTTGACAACGACGAGGAATCCTTCCATGACTACTATTCCGAAATGCCCTGGCTGTCCCTCCCTTACAATGACAAACGGGAAGTTCTCCTTCGACAATCTTTCGAGTTCTCCGGCATCCCTCATCTCGTTGCAGTTGGTCCAACCGGTAAAACTCTCACCAACGAGGCCAAAGACCTCGTGGTGCTTTACGGGTCCGAAGCATACCCGTTCACagacattaaaaagaaagaattggaGGGAAGGCTCGAGGAGATGGCAAAGGGGTGGCCTGAGAAAGTGAGGAACAAGAGACATGAGTATCATGAGCTTGTGCTTGCTCGCTGTGGCGTTTATGCTTGTGATGGGTGCAAAGAGTTGGGGGTGCGATGGAGTTTCAATTGTGATGAGTGTTATTTTAATCTTCATCCTGAATGTGCATTGATGGGTGAAAAAGTTGTGAGTGGTGATGATGGAAATGATAAGCAAAACAATATTGTTGTTGAAGCTAATAATAACGAAGACGAAGCTGCTGGTAGAGAACGCTGGATTTGTGATGGACATGGTTGCTACAAAGCATGA